AAATGTGCTAACTTTGTGGTTTAGATTTTTGGCTTGCAAGTTATTATGTAGTCTGAAAAACCATATTGACATTTTACGGAAGTCTTGATTTGAAACTCATGTTCATCTATCTGAATACTAACTAGAACAAGTTATTGTTGTGTGTAACATATATATCTGAATGTGTCTGTGTAACCCATTTTTGTGGGATCAACCTCTTATAAATGTAACCGTAAAAAAAATACCTAGTGGGTCTGATCCTTCCTGGGACCCTGACATAGTGGGAGTTTTATAGCACCGGTTTCTTCGCCTCATCTATTATCTAGTGTTGTGCTTCTCTTCAACCTGCTGCCTATCTTCCCCTATCCAAGTCATCTTTATCTTTTTCATATTGTCCACTAATCCTATCTTTTAACATCATTTTATTTGAAGTTGGAAAAGAACCAGCTAGCCATCTgcttcaatattttatttgagtGGCTTCtcaaaataatcataaatttggtttatttcgaaagtttaaaaaGCATTCCTAAAGCTTTTGAAAGTGGTTTTTTCaaaatatgtgatatttgttttaatttgatttataaaattaaaaaaagcgTAAATAAACAGACACTCTCAATCGTGATACAATCATCTGGTTTATCATCTAGGAGAATATTATTATCGGTCACCAATTTTTTCAAAAGCTTAAGTTGCTAGGTGAAAGCTTATGAATGATTTTATATCTAACAATTACCATTGCACAGCATCCACAAATGGGAAGgaatagaaatataaaacaTAGAGTAACCTGTGCATGTTGCTTGCTGCAACTTGCATTGGAAGACATATTAGTCATATGGATGTAGACTGCATATCAAATAGTAAGCGGTGTTTCTTTTGCTTTGCTTTTGGACttgatttttcttatatatgttTATGTCTTTTCCATGTATTCTGCAGAAAGTCTCCTACAAAGCAACAGGAAGGCTCCAACTCGTAAAAATTACAGTACAAAGTTTGTTGGCATGCCTCATACAAACAACAGGTAAACCAGAATCAAACCTNNNNNNNNNNNNNNNNNNNNNNNNNNNNNNNNNNNNNNNNNNTTTCCCTTTTCAGCTTGTTTTgttacaataattaaaaatgtctCATAATTTAGACTGTACCTTAGAGCAATTTATAATATCTTATTTCTTAGGACtggtttatatattttttatatttcaagatctgttttcttttttaactaGGATTGGTAGTCTAgtaattattatgattaatttcCATATTTAACTAAGATTAGCAATCTAATATCTAATACAAGTATAAATAAGAATTAGCGCCTAGTCTTTTCTTTATTTCTCCTCACTATTCTTCTAATGTATTTTATCTCCATGATTCTTTTATTCTCATGGTTCTCTTGCACAAGTTCTGACTGACCATCCTTTCACTTCCATACTTTCTCTTTGTTGGTGGGTTATTTAGTTTGTCGCTTCTGCAATCAGTCTCAAAAGCCTTAGCTCAGTTATGTCCTTTTGGCAGTCtatataaatcataaattatgATATCGATGCCCTAGATGAAGTTTGGTCCTAACTGTCCCAAATGATGTTTGACCCCTACTATCCAAAATCAGTTTGGCCCCGACTACCGCAGGTTCAGTCTGGCCTCTGCTATTGTAGACTAGTAATGAATTAGTTGTAACTCATACCAAACTCCCATTGTGAATCATATAAATGAAGCTTTTTTTATCCACTAATGAGTAAAGTTGTGCCATAATAAATTATCCTTGGCTATGGTGCTCACTAgccaaaatttcaatttcattttttagaaaCTTATTGAAGCTTTTTTTATCCACTGACGAGTCAAGTCGTGCCATATTAAATTATCCTTGGCTATGGTGCTCGCAAGCCAAAATTTTGATCTCATTTTTCAGAAACTTATTTAGTTATCCAATATTTTCTTGTGGTTTAAAGCTTCCAAAATTTGTTTTTGGTGGATTTGGAGAAGTCTTGGTTCTTGTTGCTCGGAAATTTCTATTGATAAATTGATAATCAGACCAACAGGTCTCTTTTTTTTGGTTATGCAACATTTGAACCAACTCTTCTGGTAGATAATCATTCTAGCCCTCTTATTGTTTTTCAGCAATGCTCGTCTCTCCTACATCTCCAGCATCTGCCTTTCCAGTCATGTTTTTGAATCCCATATTATATTTCCCTTTCAAAGTGCTTATTTGTAAACTGTAAAAACTAACATGCTTAATACTTTAGTGGGCTTTAGCTTGGTTGGGGGTGGGGTGTGTGTGTAAGAGAATAAATGAAAAATGTCTTGTAATGTATAGTTGGATCATGTTATGTTTCATGATTTGATTAGAGAGTAAATACTCAATTTAATCCCTGAAATTGTAGGACTGTATTAACTCAGTACTCtatattatcaatatttcaaaatgaTCCCTGAAATTGTAGGACTGTATTAACTCAGTACTCtatattatcaatatttcaaaatgaTCCCTGAAATTGTAGGACTGTATTAACTCAGTACTCtatattatcaatatttcaaaatgaTCCCTAGAATTGTAAAATGTTAATCGAGTTCGTCCATCTGTTTGGATCTATTATCAAATGCATCCCAAACATTAATCACTTAGTTTCAATGCGTCTCTGACACTACCAACTTAATGTCATTATAGCCCCTACAAATAACAATGGTAGGATAATTATAAAATGGTCAATGTAGGGGACTAGGTTGATATCATTCTACAAAACCAAGGACCAAATTGAGTATTTACTCTTCAActagaattaaaattttagcaagtattatgattaatttcctttttttaattAGGGTTACGAgtctattatttaatatatataggaATTGGTGCTTATTGCTTAGTCTTTTGAATAAAACCACAATTAAACCATGAATTATTTTTCACCTCTTTTTCTTTATCTAACCCTACAACTTCAGCATGTAAAACTAATTCATTTGGATATCGACAACCTTTTTCGCCAGAAGTAGTTTTTGCTGTCAACGTTTTTAAATAGTAACGGAACTTGCTGTCAAATGTCAACGTGGTGATGTTTGACCACTAAATGATTGCTTTATTCCATGGACCCCTTAGGAAACAGTTACATCCGAAGTTGGTACTTTGATGCATTGTTAGCTTTACCTTACTTCGATGAATCATGTGAAAACGTGCATCTGCTTGTGCTTTGAGAATAAAGCCTAACTTCCGGAATAATTTGCTTACATAATTAGTCCTGATGTTTAGTTGCCTgtgcttttaggatttaggactTAGTTCTTTTTAAATTGAACTTAATTAGGTGTTTTGACCTCAAGTCCGCATCACCACGTTTCCAAAGTATTTCCCACTTTGGGTCATGTGTGAGCCCTCGTGATTTTTTCCTATGTGAAAAGGTGCTATAGTGGGTTGAGGAGTGTGGGTGTAAATAAACAGCCTTTAGCCTCGATTCCAATCAATTTGAGACTTTTTGGTGTACTGGAATAGTAGCCCCCAATTAAAGCTTTGGGGCTAAAGGATCTGTCAATCCTCGTGTGCGACAGACCCTTGTGGGTTTGCTCCCACAAACGGAGCCAATGTTTTGATCTCAAGTCTGCACCAACACCTTTCTGAGGTATTGTCTGCTTAGGGTCATGTGTGAGCTCTCACGGTTTTGTCCTTTGTGAAAAGGCGCCTCTGTGGGTTGTGGAGCGTGGGTGTTCATAAACTACCTTTATCCTCGATTCCCATGCAATGTGAGATTTTTTGGTGTACCGAAACATTAGGTATTTCATAATTCTAaacatatagattttgtttAAGGGAAACAGTTCAATTTTCGCTGGGGTTCGGCTGTGGTGTTATCCACAAGTGCCAACAACTTAGTTTTTGTGCTTTTGTTTTTAGCATTTCAGAAAACTCTAGATTCAGTATTATGTCAaatgttattttcaaaattactattgtcttatattaacaaaattttgttgacttatttttttaaatgaaaaagagATGACAACACTTAcctatttaattttgatgttcCAGTCATTATGTAGAAAATGCAAGCCACGTCTCATCTTTGCATGGGCGAAATCATTTTGAGCAGCAAATGTACGTGAACCAAACAACTGATGAGTGGAAACGTGTGGTGAAGAAGTGTGTTCTCCCTCTTGGTTTAATTACTGACACTTGATACTTGATTGTCGAGCATGTGCTTGGGCAGTCTGCATATGTCCTAGGTTATCCATACAATTAAAGTGTAGACCTTTCCTTTGTGTATATTCACAATACACCTTTTTCTGCAGGCCAAGCTCCTGCATTTCCAACCTAGGTATACCACAAAAGAGAAGTGCTGATGGTTGCACTAAGAAGAGGTACctttttgttgtgtttttttttccaGTTGAGTATTCTTGTGCTGTTTTTATGTCTCTCTAGCATTTTCATGTGAAATTGAAATATCTTAGCTAATGTAGTTTGAATTTTGCTTTTATTAGGGACAATGATTTGCACAGGTTACTTTTTATGCCTAATGGCCTACCAGATGGTGCTGAGTTGGCTTATTACGTCAAAGGACAGGTGCCTTGATATTTTGTCttaatattttgtgtttatGGGTTGATCTGCACttgattttaactttttttaaatttgtgacTTTTAACTGATGCGCTTTTCAGAAATTACTTGGAGGTTACAAACAGGGAAATGGTATAGTCTGTGGTTGCTGTGATATAGAGGTATGGTCTATACCTTTAGTACCAACTTCCTTATTTTTATACAAGTGCaaatgtttatgattttttgttCATGGATAAACAGATAAGCCCTTCACAGTTTGAAGCCCATGCTGGAATGGCGGCTAGACGTCAACCGTGAGTAGTGTTAAATAACTAAGTttactttctatttttcttGATCTCAAAATGATTTTTATCCTTTTGCAGTTACCGCCACATATATACTTCCAATGGACTGACACTTCATGACATAGCTCTCTCTTTAGCAAATGGTCAAAACCTTACCACGGGAGATAGTGATGATATGTGTGCAATATGTGGAGATGGAGGAGATTTGATTCTATGCAATGGATGTCCTAGGGCCTTTCACGCAGGTGAACAAAttactttattaattttaagatattatttaattgctattttttttcttgtttttgttattgattaaccttaatatctattataagatattttcttatatCCTAAAATTTTCAGTTTCTCAAAAAGAATACTGTTGTCCGGTGTGTCATTAGAAATGGCAGATGTAGTCTGTTGCATACCTGATATAGCTTGAATATCATGGTCTCCTACTACCTTATTTTTGTTTCATACCAGCCACAGGATATTATAATGTTATGGTATTTTCTATTTCAATTGCAGCCTGCTTGGGTTTACACAGTGTACCAGATAGTGGTTGGCATTGTCTAAATTGTAATGATAATACTGGTAATGGAAGAGGTGCGAGGCCAATCATGGTACGGTTGACACGGGTTGATAAAGCACCAGATTATGAAATGGGTGGATGTGTTGTTTGCAGGTTGGTGATATGGTtgtttatcatatatatatatgtgtgtgtctgtgtgactttaatttttttaaataataaaaaatggtaaaatctatataaaaaatcaGTTCATGTGAAAATGCATGCTATAGCTACAATCCAATTGATTCTTAACAAATTAGTTTTTGCAATTTTTGAGGGTCATTCTAGCTATATACGAAATCTTTGATTAATAATAAGATAAATTAAGttttagtgtgtgtgtgtgtatatatatatatatatatagggttTACTATTTATTAAGATTATGGTAATGTATTATCATGTGTGTGTGTCTGTCATGAGATCAAGGGGTTCAGTAGCATATAATGCTAAGAGTTCAAAGATGCATGTGTATGAAAAGTATTGTTGTGGTAAGACTAGTTGATATTTGTGGTAATAAGCATTgaatttcgaaatggtattagCATTTCTTTTATTGGTTTCTTCTGCTGAAGATAGTTTTGTATGGTTTTCTTACTTGGCACTGTCAGTGTATACTTGAGCGTATTAATTATTTGTCATATTATTCCACCAATTTTATTTGGGAACTATGACCGAACTTTTATATGTTTAACTGTAACTTATTTGAGCCAGCATTATGCTTTGTTTTTTAACTATGTTTTTAATGGTCAACAGGGAATATGATTTCAGTGTTGCTAAATTTGATGACCGAACAGTAATAATTTGTGATCAGGTATGGTTAATACCTGATGAAAATTGTATTGaactatttctttcttttttcaaacTGTAAGTTTATTATTGGTTGTTGTCCAGTGTGAGAAGGAGTATCATGTTGGTTGCTTGCGGGATATTGGACTGTGTGAGTTGGAAGTAAGTAACGAGCCTTGTAGCAAATATTTGTGTGGTGCTCGTGTTTTCTCCTTCATTTTTTATCGTCACATGTTATTCTCACCACAGGAGCTTCCCAAGGATAAGTGGTTTTGTTGTGATGACTGCAATCGAATCTATGTGGCTCTACAGAGTTCAGTTTCCGCCGGAGCAGATACTATACCACCTTCATTGTCTGAACTAATAATTAGGAAGCACGAGGAAAGGGGATTATGTACACATGGAGATGTGAATGATATTCAGTGGAGAATTTTAAGTGGGAAAAGTCGTTATCCTGAGCATTTACCGTTACTTTCACGAGCTGCTGCAATTTTTCGAGTGAGTGCTTATAGTTTCAATTTTACTTCTGACAGTTGTGACTTGACTTTTTGCAGTATATGTGGTTAATATTTATTCACGTCTCTAAAAATCCTGTCTTCTGGATTTTGCTTACATGATAAGAAAGAGTCTTGATGTGGCTCCTATATCTAAAAATGAACTCTTTCGTTTGGAGAGTCATAAAACAAGAATGGGCCCGTTATGGACATTCTTTTAGTGtttatgaataaaattttgCTTGAATATATTTGAGTGGATTTGATTCCGTTGTAGTTTTCATAGTTGGAACTGACGTTTCTGTACTTAGTATTAAATTTTAACTACTTTTTAATGTGTTTCCAACTTCCAaacatgaaaattaatttttgactcAGATGTCCAGACACAACCATAGGCAAAACACAATCACCATTAATCTAAAGCTCGATTAATGTgtgattataacaacaatcaaGCACAccaaagaaaaaggaaagaaaaaataaaaagcaaagGGATAATGAATTGAAATAAAAACAGAACAATAAGAAAAAACTCATGAGAAAATTAGTGGACTTGTGAACTGTGGGAAGGCAGTCGAACTAGCTTGTGCATATTCTTTCTCCGGATGCAGCTCTTAGGGTATgtttggatgaagggttttgAAGAGCTAACTCTATTTTTGTATGTTTGATTAAAACGAACCATGATAGATGATCACAGATTTTAATCAcacttaattcatttttataagcATTTTATTGCTTCCTtaatttagaaaagaaaaataagtttcCACAATTAAGGCATCTCTGCAACAATAACTATTGAGTTTTCCTTTTTTGAGGGTTGCAGGGATATGGGATTCTCTTGGtctgttaggttgtggactaaTTTCTGGTCGGGACTTAACTGTTGTGAAATATATACATTTTGAAAATGCCTTTCTAGTTTTCTATCTTTATTTTAGTCCTTAATTTCCTTAATatacaatttgataattttattttgggtTTTGAGTGGCACTGAGTTCtgttatcatttatattttcctttctttgttatAACCACATTTTGTTCATGCTCTGGTAATGTTTTGGCAGGAGTGTTTTGATCCCATTGTTGCTATATCTGGTCGGGACCTGATTCCTGTTATGGTCTATGGGTAAGCAACTACTATTTATTTGATAGGCTTTCTGACCTTCCTCGGTGTCAGAATATGTTTAGGGTGAATTCATTTGCACCTTTTATCTATCATTCACAAGAAGTTTtctcttttaaatttgatttgttcgaatttgagtgtattttttattacaattggTTGTTTCTTTTTGGTAAGGAGACACTTTATGATGCATTTGTAAACAAGAGGTTGTAAATAATGGTTGCATTGGTAATTTTAGAAGCCAAATTTTCAATAAGAACCgtctaactttttattttttaaccaGTGCCCTAATTTGTTAGTGGGCATTTGTTTCAATTAGTCTTGGTTTGCATGCCCAAGATTCTTTGAAGTATTCGCGATTTTTTTATTCCATATTTTCTGATAATATAATGTATTTTGAACTTTGTGCAGGAGAAATATTTCTGGCCAAGAATTTGGGGGAATGTATTGCATCGTTTTAATTGTGAAGTATGTGGCTTTCTTTGCTTTTTATTTTCCTGATAGTTACTAATTTTGGTCAAACTGACTTTTTACATATCATACTTGGCAGTTCTATTGTAGTATCAGCCGGACTTCTTAGGATTTTTGGCTGCAATATTGCTGAGCTTCCTCTGGTAGCTACAAGTAGAGAGCATCAAGGAAAAGTAAGCAATTTTTTGTAATTTGCCATTGACTCAAATTGAAAAATTGGATAATAGATGCATTCTGATTACACTCTTTACATCTTTCAAAGATGATAGATTTTATTAAGGATAAGCTCCATTTACATGCATTTTTCCATTTTAGGGTTATTTTCAAGTGCTGTTCTCTTGCATAGAGCGGTTGTTGTCTTCTCTAAATGTAGAAAAGCTGGTGCTCCCAGCTGCAGGGGATGCGGAGTCAATTTGGACAAAGAAATTAGGCTTTCACAAGATGAGTGAAGATCAGGTAAAGTTCATCTTCTACATTTACTGGTTAACTAGTTAAGGTAGAGATATCTAAAGTAAAGCTCATTTGCTAAAAACCCAAACTTTGTGGATCAATTGATGCAATGTTTGGAATTGCACCGGCCTTCAATTTCTTGCATCTTGATGGCTTTTTGCAGTGGTTTTTTTGAAGCTCTAAATTGTATCTTGAGACATGATGTGTGTTCAAATCAAACATACTAAATAGGTTTAAATCAAAAGCATGGTTTTCCTTGCATTGGCTAGGTTGGTTAGACTATAAATCACTTTCTATAAATGGGCTTTATTTTGATACTTTCTATGAATCACTTTCTATAAATGGGCTTTATTTTGATACTTCTATAATTTCTGGACTTGAATGGTTTGCTGGTTTTGAGATAATTCTTCTAGGGTAGTTAGCCACATGTTAGATTCCTTGTTGGAAGCATAGACTTCagtgtgttaactgttaattatGTGCAATGCACAAATATTGTGGTTTTTGACGGATCGAGTAGGGACATATTTAAACATGAcctgtttattttattttgttttgtttactGACATACTATGGGAATGGTTATGGTGATCTTTCAAAATTCGAAGAAACTGTTGCAAACATTAACAATTATTaacaattacaattttttttttgtttctgcCAGTTATCAAAATATCTTAGAGAGGTGCAGCTCACCCTCTTCAACAAAACTTCAGTGCTGGAAAAGACAGTGCAGCTGGCGACAGAATGATGCTTTATCTGGCGTTGTAACTaatttttggtcatttattcaattttttagcATTTTTCCTCACTGTAACATTACTGCTATGTTCTTGCACCTTAGCTttattgtttttcctttctcctatattttttttttggagtatATGGGTGGTTGTGGCAGCCGGCCATGTCTCCTTCTTCTTGTACAATGTAGTGTAGGATAAATGGGGAACGTGACCTAAAGGATAGAAGTTGAGGTTTGAAAGAGAGAGCATGCTGACCAATTTTTTCATTAGCATGCATGCGCGCTATAAAATTTTACTGTATTGAATTTTGTGTTTTCTTTAAAGATCTTGCATCTTCGTGGTGAATTGACATCCATGATTGTTGGCTCTTTTTAGTAGCATAATATTGCTGGGTGTATATATTTAGGGAAAATTAACCACTCTCTCCCTTGGGTTTTACAataacatttgttttttttaaattgtggtttATTTTCCAACATTACCATCTATTAATTTCACCTCAAGCGCGTACACCAAAAGCATGCATTTGTAGCGTTTATTTGTAACACCTTATGACAATTGGGAAATACATTCAAATTTTCTTGAAGATCTGCATTATTGCAATATCCAGTATATGAATGAGTAATGCCAACTTAGTTTCTTGCAGCCTAACCCTTGAACAGCAGCACTTCACTTACAAGTTTCAACAAATTCAATAATTTCTTTGATTCTGCCATTTTCTTCCATTTATCTTCGTTTATCTCCTTGCCCTTTTGTCACCATCTCTTCTTATTTTGTTGCTTTTCATTTTCATGCCAAAATCTTATTCACAACCTGCAGTTTTGGTCATTGAATAATGGAGACGTCACACCCATTTTTACAAACTTTCAATTTTGGGATTCCAACTGACAGTGAATCAACAACCTTACCATTCTGGGTGCTCTATAGCTAGCTCTTGAGGACACCAACCCAGCATTAGACCTGTCTTTGGTTTCTGCTGCAATTTCTGGGAATAGACACCGAAAGATATTTTTTCTTGATATTTCCTGGTCCCCGTGCCAATTCAACGTGTTGACATCTCATCTCATGTCATGGGGTGTGCAACGGTTTAAGTATAACCGAACTAACCTGGAATCCAAACCAAATCGTGCTATTTGAGTTGACCAATTATTTGAAGGGGTCTAAATCCGAACCAACCAAGTCAAATTCAAACAGATAATGTTTGGGTAAgggatatttaatattaaatccATGTGCTATTGTAtccttattatatatttaaaaaaaatatgatatcacTGTTGTGTACTGTGTAAATTTtctttgtataatatttttgacTTTTGGTTAAAGACTGAAATTAGAGTAAGTTTTCTTGGACAATTTGACTTGGTTTTTAATTTGACTATGACTTGGGGTTTGTATCAAACAATTTGGATGtgttttgatttctttttagtttgcattttgGTGTAAAACTTTGGTTAAACTTCAATTATTTTAGTTTGCCTATGTATTCTaggttttgaaattttaatataatgttTTAGACATAATTATTATGTATTGTTACTCGATCAATCCAATTTAAATCAACTTGTCATATATTGGTTTGGTTTGGATTGAATTTTATACATAAAAGCATGTGAATCTGAACTCAATCAATCCATGTTCTTTTGATTGGTTTAGACATCGGATTCAATCAAAATCGAACTAAACAAACCTGCAAACGTTCTTAATTATATCTACAAAAGTTTACATAGAAAACTAAACGAGATTTCTCCGGATTCAGTCATTTAAGTTTGTCTGCTTGCCACTTCTTTtcacaaatattatttcattaacTTATGAACATTTTATGTATCTATTGACCCGAAAAAATCTTACAAAATTTTTTCTCATCTCTAAAAACTCATAAGTATTTTTCCATCCCATTATCTTATTTCTTCAATGATCATCTTCAATGTTGTATCTAATCATCTTATTACCAATAACCTCAGTGGATTCTGTAACATTTCATGGACAATGTAGCTCTTGAGACTATTTTTACTAAAATGGTTgctttctttaaattttaccGAAGAGACTACTAGAATAATAAATGATGAAATGTTATATTGGGTTGGAATGTGCCAAAATTCAGAAGTGGACTTTTGGCTGAAGTTCAATACGGCTCCCTTCACACACTATATAAGTTTTATATTATGATTAACCAAAGTATATCTCATTTTAACCTCTAACCTCTTCAATCATAATAGTAACTTGAACGCTGGAGtgcatgcatatttatcactaTTGGACGTCATCACCGCCATAGATTTTATGTTGCATTCAATCACATTGATCATATCATGATTATTTACTAAAATGTCAACAACCTggcaatttgaaagaaaaaaaatctaaaacatatccaaataaattaaataagatatcaatgacattaaattaaaacttttaaaaagattCACAACATTAAACAATTCTAAAAAAGGTTAACCAACATATCCAAAAATAGTATTAACAGtgtaacaaaaacaaaattttagtagttgttgttgttgttaaggGTGTAGTTAGGAATTAAGGTTGGGGAACGagttaaaaagtataatttaataaataaaaaatatattttcaactgcacataaaatctaataaatttaagaatttaaaaaatatatatgaagttAATTGTCTTGTAAATATaacagaaataaaataaaataaaataatatttatttttaaagttatattcttttatttcatCGGCTAATTCTTCAAAATACATATATccttttaagaaattaaatgtgatcaaaacaaaatatttttccatATTCACATGCTAGAGATCAAAACGatgacaataaaattaaattacctTTCAATTATGCCACactttatttgtaaatttaaatttgcctttatataataaatataaattaaattatgaatattaaattatttagtcaatgatattattatttcaacaatttcatgtcaaaaaaaaaagtaagtttCTATCAAACAAGTGTCACTATATTTAAAAAcgaagaataaaataaataacaaagaaatattttaaaaaataaaacaatatatttaatctaatacTACATATGTATGGTAATGGTATCGCTTTGAAGTTcttaaaagtaatattattttattatttaaaaaacacatatttagttttttaataaaaatcaaagatCTAATTGTTTTACTGtaaatttattatctataattttaacaattttgaaatgtattattattaaacaataaagttcttactatttatttagtaaaaaaaacttaaaaccgGAAGGGAAGGAAATAATGTGATTGAAGTGTCGTTTGACTAAAATGTTATACTAATATAAAAACGCAGTAATATTCTGAAACTTCACTTCTCCTCGCACGCACTCTCACTATTTGATTCGATCACACACTAATTTAAACTCGAACCCTAAATTTAACGCATTTCAACATTCGACAAAAATGTACTCGTGTATTCCCCATAACATTTCTCTCCATTTTCACTACTCAACAACTTCCCCAAACTCGAAGGTAACAAACACACTTTTAACTCATTCAATCATCACTGCGTCATTCCTCACTTTATCATTCTTTGCAGTTGTTCGCTTCGCGCAATTTGAAGATTCGCGCTGTTTCAACTACGGAGAATCACGCTTCTACTTACATTCCTGNNNNNNNNNNNNNNNNNNNNNNNNNNNNNNNNNNNNNNNNNNNNNNNNNNNNNNNNNNNNNNNNNNNNNNNNNNNNNNNNNNNNNNNNNNNNNNNNNNNNNNNNNNNNNNNNNNNNNNNNNNNNNNNNNNNNNNNNNNNNNNNNNNNNNNNNNNNNNNNNNNNNNNNNNNNNNNNNNNNNNNNNNNNNNNNNNNNNNNNNNNNNNNNNNNNNNNNNNNNNNNNNNNNNNNNNNNNNNNNNNNNNNNNNNNNNNNNNNNNNNNNNNNNNNNNNNNNNNNNNNNNNNNNNNNNNNNNNNNNNNNNNNNNNNNNNNNNNNNNNNNNN
The genomic region above belongs to Cicer arietinum cultivar CDC Frontier isolate Library 1 chromosome 4, Cicar.CDCFrontier_v2.0, whole genome shotgun sequence and contains:
- the LOC101501583 gene encoding uncharacterized protein, with product MGEEAVCVQALVDGNTENNEELRTELKREYNQCVADTEPNVSPNKKQAKEVSNDEVRSEVSNPNISATEHALTFHDISSQPTESADVNHAECGELTSTCFENSSSHETLSDEAGNQNNDNDNNNNVYENDKGTSSTAVMSCVVMEIPKHVSSSGIRKITFKFSKKKEDYGYQTPIPDGNGYGFHGDDEEYLAKDDCNSGLLESSYGMGYVPDGYGDMELYSGNMELKMSKKVVPNNFPTNVKKLLSTGILDGAAVKYIYNPGKVELEGVIGGGGYLCGCSMCSYSRVLSAYEFEQHAGAKTRHPNNHIFLENGKPIYSIIHEIKTAPHSMPDEIIKNVAGSSINEESFQVWKESLLQSNRKAPTRKNYSTKFVGMPHTNNSHYVENASHVSSLHGRNHFEQQMYVNQTTDEWKRVVKKPSSCISNLGIPQKRSADGCTKKRDNDLHRLLFMPNGLPDGAELAYYVKGQKLLGGYKQGNGIVCGCCDIEISPSQFEAHAGMAARRQPYRHIYTSNGLTLHDIALSLANGQNLTTGDSDDMCAICGDGGDLILCNGCPRAFHAACLGLHSVPDSGWHCLNCNDNTGNGRGARPIMVRLTRVDKAPDYEMGGCVVCREYDFSVAKFDDRTVIICDQCEKEYHVGCLRDIGLCELEELPKDKWFCCDDCNRIYVALQSSVSAGADTIPPSLSELIIRKHEERGLCTHGDVNDIQWRILSGKSRYPEHLPLLSRAAAIFRECFDPIVAISGRDLIPVMVYGRNISGQEFGGMYCIVLIVNSIVVSAGLLRIFGCNIAELPLVATSREHQGKGYFQVLFSCIERLLSSLNVEKLVLPAAGDAESIWTKKLGFHKMSEDQLSKYLREVQLTLFNKTSVLEKTVQLATE